A stretch of DNA from Salmo trutta chromosome 12, fSalTru1.1, whole genome shotgun sequence:
aacggggttcagCATgatcattcaaagactcaatcatggacactcttcctgacagttgtggctgctttgtatgacttgttgtctctaccttcttgccctttgtgctgatgtctgtgcccaataatgtgtgtaccctgttttgtgctgctaccatattgttgctaccatgctgtgttgtcatgttttctgccatgctatgttgtcttaggtctctctttatgtagtgttgtgatgtgtgttttgtcctatatttttatttaatacatttttaatcccagccgccgtccccgcaggaggccttttgccttttggtaggctgtcattgtaaataagaatttgttcttaaatgacttgcctagttaaataaaacgttaaataaagtaaattacacaggtgcaccttgtgctggggacagtaaaatgCCACTAAAATATGacgttttgtcacaacacaatgccacagatgtctcaagttaagGGAGTGCTCAAATTGGCAAGGTCGACTGCAGGAtggtccaccagagttgttgccagagaattgaatgttcagttctctaccataagcaacatcattttaaagaatttgacagtacgtccaaccggtctcacaacctcggaccacatgtaaccacgccaggccaggacctccatatccagcttcttcacctgcgggatcgtctgagaccagccaccgggacagctgatgaaactgtgggttggCACAAACAAAGAATCTCTGTACCatctgtcagaaaccatctcaaggaagctcatctgcatgctcgtagtcctcaccagggtcttgacctgcaGTTCAGCgtcataactgacttcagtgggcaaatgctcaccattGATGGTCACTGGCACGCTAGAGAAGTGTGCTCATGGATAAATCGTGgtttcaacgttgtgaacagagtgccccattgtggcggtggggttatggtatgggcaggcataagctacggacaacaaacacaattgcattttatcgatggcaatttgaatgcagagagataccgtgacgagatcctgaggaccattgtcgtgccattcatccaccgccatcacctcatgtttcagcatggtaatgcataggcccatgttgcaaggatctgtacacagttcctgaagctgaaaatgtcccagttcttccatggcctgcaaagtcacccattaagcatgtttggtacactctggatcaatgtgtacgacagcatgttccagttcccgccaatatccagcaacttcgcacagccattaaagaggagtgggacaactaTCCACAGGCAACAATCAAAAGCCTGATCAtttctatgcgaaggagatgtcatgctgcatgaggcaaatggtggtcacaccagatactgactggttttctgatccatgcccctacttaaaaaaaaaaaaaagtagtcaattagggcctaatgaatttatttaaagtgactgatttattgtccccagcacaaggtgcacctgtgtaattaatgttattttatttaactaggcaagtcagctaagaacaaattcttatttacagtaaactctttgaaattgttgcatgttgcgtttatatttttgttcagtgcataatgaccataatccattgcccGCCTACTTGTCccgtctgtgtttcttttacgcctgctacataAAAGAGAGAAGATTGCTGGATATACAGCAGATAGAGATCAGTTGATTTGGGAGGCATCTTTACCTGAAAATGCacgatctaagtgattgatagttggtattcagcagtcataaatgTAGGCCTTACATTGAAGTGATTGTCAGGCATCAGCTCAAATGTAactaaaatattttattaaagtaatgttaATAGATTATGGttaataagcagtaatgggcagtcactaccatcatgggacttgtattaattgttttattctgtgttacagcattcaatccacattttttttaaaagtgcaatttttttttaaataatcgaaccgacctcaaaaagcactaatcgctcagcactactgcCTGTTTATCGCTGTGAGTGTTttcctgtgtgtctgtgcattAGTGTGTGCCTATCTGtgggtgtgttacctggtcctgTTGGTAGATGTTAGGGGGTCCGGGGGAGGTGAAGTCTCTCAGGGTGGGAGTTCCAGGGGTGTTGGGGAAGTCAGAGAAACCTGACTGGCTGGAGTATCCTGTGCCTGCTGGATGAACACCACAAATATAAGGAcacgtttgtgtgcgtgtgtgtgcgcacacgcatctgtctgtctcctccctacctTGGCTGTTGTAGTCAGGTGTGTTCCTGCCCCCTGGTGGTTGACCCTGGTAGGGTGAGGCTGGTCCCAGGGCAGCGATCATCTCCATGACGCTGGGCATCATCATGTGACTGGGGCTGACCGTCCGGCAGCGTTTTAACACCGGCCCATCTGCTTCCTCCTTTATGTGGATATCTGGTTTGACGGGCACCGGCCTCCAGCCACACACTGGGTCAATGGTGATCTCCTCATAGTCTGAACTGAGGGAAGAGGTTAGACAAGGAAGAGCAAGATAAGGCAAACTGTAGACCTAATTATGGTTAAGCTAAAGAAAAACGAAATATGAACATAGTAGGGCAGGCAAATTCTGTTGATTTTCATTCTTCCCCTCTAAATGGACACCAGGTGGGttcaattaattatcaggtagaacagaaaaccagcgaGCAGTACTCCGGACCTCCAGGCTCAGATTTAAATACCCATGTAGTAGGGGATTTGCAGACAGACACTTACTTCTGTATGTATATTAGAATGCCCAACATGTACTGGTCCACTTCTAGGCCCTCCAGTAGCGCCGTCTTACTGTGGAGAGATACACATGGTCCAGATGACAAAAAAAACAGCAGGTCTTTGTCTATGGGAAAGATAAGGCATGCTAAAAAATATGTAAATTGTTGCGTTAACATACTTGCACACAGGGCATCTCCAGGTCCCTCTCTCACAGTTCAACTGCAGGTACGACTCCAGGTCAAAGCactgccgagagagagagagagacagaaagaggtttagggtgtgtgtgtgcggacgTTTGTCTCTCACAATATGTTAAGAGTGATGATATGCGCGTGTGTATGCGAGCACGTGTTTTCACCTGTATTTGTGCGTGTGCCTAGTCTCTCACCTGTATGTGTCTACAGTCGTGTCCACGTGCAGGCAGCTGGATGCGCCTGAAGGTGATAGGACATTTCAGGGAGACTTTGATTGCCGTCTGTTCCACACCGTCCTCTCCGTTCAGCCCTGGGGTCCCGGGGATGGTCCCACTACTGAAGTTCCTCTTAactgagaagagggagagaaagagagagggagaggaagagacaagAGAGCAGGGAAGAGAACAGGTGAGAATTGCAGTGAGAAGAAGTCTGTTTTTCTGAGAACCAACCAACCAGTcaggcgtatgtgtgtgtgttccactcaCTCTTAGTGACACAGTGCTCTGCAGGCAGTAGTCTCTTCTTCATTAATCCCTGAAGAACCGAGCGTACTGACGGCCTGTGGACCAGCTGCAACACAAACAGGTgggactagagagagagggtgagagagagagagagaaattggatTACAAACAAGTAAATATGTCCTTTCGTGACTAGATAAAGATATGGGAAAGAGGTCATATTTTGGTTGCTATCAAAGATCAGAACCAGATGAAGACTTAACAAAACATCCTTATACAACCAGCACGCAACCGGACTAGGACTTCATAAGGCATTTTTGCCTGTATGGTACTACTTACGCAGCAGCAGGCGGTGACAGTGATTTGGATGGTGTTGCGTCCCGGCTGACACACCTGCTTGAGGTAGAGGGGCTTGTGGGACGTCTTGTTGTCGCCCCTCTCGATGGTGAGCGGTGTGGCATTCACACTCACCTGTAAGCAAGGACCAGACACCTACATGACAGACAGGTGAATGGAGGATCGGCTAACACGCTAGTCACAGTCGTCACACTGGGCTCAGAGTAGGAGTTCTGACCTAGGATCAGCCCCCCCATCCATATAATCTTATTTGTTATGATTCAAAAGACACAATTAATcatagatcagcacttctactcgagacgctttatgaatacaggccctgggcCACCTTTAGTATAGGGTGCAATATTGTGGAATGTTTAGATAGAAATACGTTGTGCAGAAAAGACATGCAGAATAGAGATGTAGAGTAAGGAATCATCAGTTCTATTGATGGTATTGATcctctgtacagcactttgatatatcagctgatgtaagaagggctatataaataaatgtaatttctaCCTAAAACGTTCAGTTTGTTGCACCCTCCTGAACGCAACCCTGTCTAGCCAATGAAGTACTCAACTGGGAAGCCAATCAAGTTCAATGTCATCACCTTGCTAACCCAGATATAAGGCTGGATCTCCACTCCACTAGTTTTCCATAAAGGCTTCATGACTTCACCACCTGTATGGAGGGCTCCACACAGAGATGTCAGTGCATGGTAGAATGTGTGACTTTACGCAAGAGAGCAGTGAGAGCACTTGGGGGAGTATAAACCCAGCCTAACCCATTGTAATAGGGATGTATGTAAATGCACAAAGATCAGGttgtatgtaaaaaaatatatatatatcttaacaCACAAAACACTTATCTTGGGAAAGGTCTGTAATATTGTGTTTTGTTTGATGTGGCAtttacatctgtgtgtgtgtgattgtaccTGTAAGTGTGATTGTACCTGTACGGAGGCGGGCCAGTTAGTGTTCATCTGTCTGTCCTCATGGTGATAACACTTAAACTGCAGCTCCAGGTCAGGCCTAGAGGACACACATGCAGTCAACAGAtccacacaggcagacacatgaacacacacacgaacacacacagacacacacaccagaatcGTCAATtaataaatgtggaaaaaatccAAACTATGGTATTAAAACACTGGATCACGTCACAGTAACTGCTGCTTTGATTGGCTGAGAGGCGGTGGGCTCGGACCTCATCATGAGGGTCTTGTAGACGGAGTCTCGCAACTGGAAGGCATGGTTGCTGACTGCCAGGTTGTGTTCCAATCGGAACGGCTCAAGCACCACGCCGTCGCGCACCGGGAAGGTCAGCCGCAGGTCGTCGCTAGGGTTACCTGGAGGGTGAGGGGAGATGAGAGTATTTAAAGTACTCATTCGGCCCAGGGTCCTCTACATTAGGGAATGCAACAAAAAAAttatttcttattggacaagtccctTCCCGTTTCAGTCCTTTTTTCTTCCATTTGCTGTCTAATAAACACGACTCAGGTCTGATCTCTATATACATTTCCATCAATCCAATgagttagggctctattcaatccgtatcgtggAAGTTCAGCGTTACAGCGTCATTGAAATTTAAAtgcaatgttcccgcgttagtggatactgcattcacggtaaatgctgcatatgtcatCTCAAGCGGGGGGAaaaaatgacctttacatttctccagcgcaacctgtaacgcttcagcgatacagtttgaatagagcccttaataAAGGAGTGCTGAAGTAAGTGGGTCTCACCAGTGGGGGGCTGAAGGGAGTTGATGTTGGGCTTGACGTCAGGGCCTTGGGGGAGGTAGGGGGGCTTGGTGTCTGGTCCTGGCCCACCGGGGGAGAGGTAGGGGGGCATGCTGCCCGGAGTCATGGGAGGGGTGGGGTTACCACCCAGAGGAGAACTGGGGTACCCCGGCATCACCCGGCTACCCTgctgaaagagggagggagagagaatttgAAACATAGAAAAACATCATCCTATATAAGGCTAGGGCCACAAAGATGTACGGACACATGAAATTGTACATGAATTAATCAATTGTCGGTTTGTGTCCAATCAAAAGTTAAAACTCCAGTTAACCATTTTCGGACGCGTTACATACGGCATGAGGGCAGACATATTGTTTGTTTGACGGACAATCATCTCCGTCCATTATCTGTCAACGGATGACTCGTATTGAAAAACATTTATATCAATCTGTAATTTGCGGACACAAAAACCACAAATTACATTACATTTGCAAAGGACCCAAAAATTACAAAGGTCACACGGAAGCCTGGACAATGTCATGGAAACAAAAAGCACCATCTCCTCCACACTGCcaaggcgcgcacacacacacagacacagacaccagGTTGGCTTACCGCGTTGACAGCAGCCTGTGTGAAGGCATTGTAGCCTCCTGATGCTCCTGGTGGCATGTTACCCTGCTGCCCGTTATACTGCTGCTCctgctgaaaacacacacacaaacattaacaGGCAAaaatgatcctagatcagcactcctattctgagacgctttgtgaatacaggccctggtcagATTTGATGCTAGATCCTGTCTCTACACTATAAACATGTAATGGAGAAGTCTCTTTGGAGCCGGGTTCATACTGGCAGTGTGTTAAAAGACTCTAATCCTTTGAAATACACATTCATAGCTTAAcgcggcaatcagcagtagaaacaataatgAAGCATTTTTCCCTGCCCGTTTTGTTAAAAGCtgagggctggagaaatgtaaccactgaaATTCACAGACAGCactatagatgcaaggactgaccatccatgtcatcaaaattatagttttaaccaagTTTATAGgctgtatagtgtttgtttacatttactttgtttatagacattggagtaaaacaagtttatattttgagttttgatggggtacaacagttgaactaagacCGTGGGGCATTTAGAAGTCATGTTCTTCAAGAATGAAATGGGTACAtagcatttaaaaataaaataagcaactgctgattgctccTTTaactagtgtttgtgtgtgtggtcgcACTGTTTACCTTGTAGTACTGTGCAGGATTGGGTGGACCTTGCTGGTACTGCCCCATTGGGGGCATACGCTGGCTGGGGTGGTAGGAGGGGGACTGGGGCTGGTGCTGCTGGGGGCCGGGGGGATACTGGAGGGGCTGGCCACCGTGGTACGGAGACATCCCCCCTGAACCATACTGCTGCTGCCCTGGGAAACCCTgggggagggacagaggagaTATGGAAGGGATGAGTGTGTGGCAACTAGTAAACAATTTATGTGAAGTGTGTTAGTAAGTACCCATGTGTTTTCCAGCTTTGTACCTCTGATTGGTAGGGGCGTTTGAGCCCTTGTTGTTGGCCTCCTGGGTAGCCTGGGTGTTGCTGAGGCATCCTCTGGCCCTGACCCTGGGAGGGGTGCGAGGGGTACCCCATGCCCCCCATGGAGGGGTGCTGCCCGGGCCGGGACTGGATCATCCCACTGGGGCTCATGCCCGGGGGGCCGCGGGGGCCACCCTGCTGGGGGCCCTGGTGGGACAGGAACTGGGTACTGTAGGAGGGGCCTCCACCCAtctaaagagagagaagaggaggagaacaaGGGGGAAGGGAGGCTAGATGCTATAAAAatgcagagcacacacacacctagtggCAGAATTGGGGTTTGAATTGAAGTCAgttaattcaggaagtaaacagaaattccaattcaaacatagaaaaaagggcATATATTTCCAATGAGTTCTCAAACTGAAAAGGAGAAGctatttgtttgaaatgtgttagcatttttaaattaaaataatgTGTGACTTCAATTAGAATAGACATCAACCCTGATACACAATACTGTGGCAGGAGACAGAGAGCAAATTATGGAAGACTCCCTGTAGGATTTACAGTGTGGTTTCACCCTAGAGACAGAGTGTAGACGTGTAAACAGTCTGCTAGAAAATACTTATGTTCTCTCTCTAATCAAAGCCATGTCTCTGGAGTCTGgagaaagtgtgtgagtgtgagtgagtgagtgagtgagtgagtgagtgagtgagtgagtgagtgagtgagtgagtgagtgagtgagtgtgtgtgtgtggcagagctACTGAATGATATCAGCAAAATGTCCACGTTGTGGTCGTGTCGATAATTTGGGGTTTATCGTCCCAACTATAACACGCGTGCGCACAAACGAGGAGGCTTAGCCGCATACCTGGCCATAGTTCAGTTCCTGGTTCTGCTTCTCCTGGATGGCAGCAACAGTAGCCGTAGCAGTGGCGGTCGCCGTGGCAGCAGCAGCGGCAACCGCAGCGGCAGCAGCCTGGGTGAAGTCAGAGGGAGGGCGTTGGCCCATACCTCCTCCGCCACCACCATTATTAGAGTAACtaagatacagagacagagatagaattATTTGGAACTCACTCCCAAGGTCAAGCACTATAAACAATggcatttccttgattccttgagtcctctctcctcagctccttttccaaacccattggatgagaaggtcagaggggaaaGACCTCTAAGCTTCTCAACAAATGGGTTTGGAAAAGGAGGCAACTTGAGGAGAACGTAAGGAATTAATGAAATGCAATTAACATTATCCCCATGTGTTTGAACGACTGAATGGAGCCCTGGGTTGTTTTCATTCAGGCAATGAAAATGAACAACTTTAGCAAAATAGTTTGCAAAAGAAAATGAGCGTttcctatatacagttgaagtcataagtttacaagtctggttcatccttgggagcaatctccaaatgcctgaaggtaccacgttcatctgtaccaacaatagtatgcaagtacaaacaccatgggaccacgcagatgtcataccactcaggaaggagacgcgctctgtctcctagagatgaacgcactttggtgcgaaaagtgcaaatcaatcccagaacagcagcaagggaccttgtgaagatgctggaggaaacaggtacaaaagtatctgtatccacagtaaaacaagtcctatatcgacataacctgaaaggctgctcagcaaggaagaagccactgctccaaaacctccataaaaaagccagactacagtttgcaactgcacatgaggagaaagatcgtactttttggagaaatgtcctctggtctgatgaaacaaaaatagaactgtttggccataatgaccatcgttatgtttggaggaaaaggggggaggcttgcaagccaaagaacatcatcccaaccgtgaagcacgtgggtggcagcatcatgttgtgggggtgctttgctgcaggaaaatgatgtggatatattgaagcaacatctcaagacatcagtcaggaagctaaagcttgcttgcaaatgggtcttccaaatggacaatgaccccaagcatacttccaaagttgtggcaaaatggcttaaggacaacaacgtcaaggtattggagtggccatcacaaagctctgacctcaatcctatagaacatttgtgggcagaactgaaaaagtgtgtgaacaaggaggcctacaaacctgactcagttacaccagctcggtcaaaaggaatgggccaaaattcaaccaacttattgtgagaagcttgagAAAGGCTACCcgtaacgtttgacccaagttaaacaatttaaaggcaatgctaccaaacactaattgagtgtatgtaaacttctgacccactgggaatgtgatgaaagaaataaaagctgaaataaaatcactccactattattctgacatttcacattcttaaaatatagtggtgatcataactgacctaagacagggcatttttactctgattaaatgtcaggaattgtgaaaaactgagtttaaatgtatttggctaaggtgtatgtaaacttccaacttcaactgtatgttcaaGTAGTCTGTCCCTCTTTCAGTCTATTTTCTTCCATTTCATGCCTAGTGAACACTTCCCAGGTAGTACGTCTACATTTCACTCTGTTTGGTGCCCAATAAACAAGACCCTGGTGAACATATACCATAAAAACAAGTCAAAAGATGTTTACCTCTGTCCATATGGCGGTGCTTGGTTATAGGCGGTGTTGGGGCGGCCGTAAAGGCCTGGTTGTCCGTAGCCCTTATCACCATAGCTCTGGTACTGGTGGCTCATACCAGGACTCATCCCCCCACCGCCACCGCTGCTCTGCATCATGTGACCTCCAGAGTTCCCGCCCGGACCCATGGGCGCTCCAAACACCTAGACGGGGAAACACAGGAAGTGGACAGAAAGTGAGGTAGTGGAAACAGTAAAGTgttaaagaaaaagaaaaagtccATGTGACATCCCAGACTGTCTGCTTTACATATTAAATAATTAATGAATGTCATGTCATATCACATATTGCAATACCATTGATGCGGATTCTGATAGTTATACACTTCATTCAGGCCTTGTGAGTTTTGGTGCACAGCTGCTATGTAGGCAACCTGGAACGTGGCAAAAGATATTTGCTCTCCTTgataaattaaggttaaataaatagaTGGACTAGTTGAAAGGAGGGGATGATAGAATGATGGATTAGAGACAGTTAAGAAGGATGGGTgagagaaaggaaggaggagagCCATGATTGGCTGGTTGTTACCTGGCTGTGCGAGGGATTGGTCACGCCCCAGACGGTTGTTACCACGGAGAGTGCTCCTGGCTGTTGATTGGTGCCTTGTTGCCAGGAGGCAGAGTCATACAGGAAGTTACCGTCACTAAGGAAGATAGCGCCAGGAAGCAAAGACATTATGGGATGGATTCATGTACAGCAGTAGGCTTCCTCTCCATCTGCACTGATCGTGAAAGACCCGTGCCTTGTGCATCAAGCATGTCAGAGTCCGGGTGCTGAtttttaggatcagttttgagTTTTAAATCAAAATGAATAAGATGGGTGGGGTGGGggctgatcctggatcagcactcatactctgagacgcttgacacatacagacactggacaggggGAAGCAAATACCTGGTAGGTGGAAGTATACACACCACAGTACTCTCACCTATATAGTTCTTTTCAGATTAGTGCAGATAGAACAAACTTAATCCAGATTTCAACTTTCTCTTGAAAGTTATTTTAGTAGAAAACACTAGTATAATCCTCATCATGTCAGCCATAAAAGACCTTAGAGTTATTTATAACTTCTCAGAAATGTCCaaatcaactagcccatgtcagttaacgttttttttagcccatagattttgttgtaatgtttgagtcactcaacacatgaatacacattagacaatgcaaaatatatagaattgcaagaaaacttgctttaaaaacggcaacattttatCTGCACATCCTGACAAAATGAGTACAATTGCTGGAAGTAAGCTTTAACACATGCAAAAAGTTCTCTCCGCCAACAAGatgggtgtgaacagtttgtgtcatgaacagtgctggAAGGGAGGCCTGAGTGAAAAACTTTTGGAACCCCTGCATTAGACCATTTGTTTGTTGAAGAGGAAAAATAGTGGGAGTCTTTGTAAGAGTTGAATGACTTGTGCCACAGCACATCCTCAAGAGGCACTCCACAACATTTCCATAACAACATAGTTGTCACGTAGAAACTGGTAAGGGTAGCCCTGCTGACAAGAGGCGGCCCCTgagtgtgtacgtgcatgtgtgtgtggggctgaGGTTACCCTCCACTCCCTCAACTGAAATCACAGGACGTGATCTCGCTGGTACATGAAACCAGCGCTCCAGCGCCAGCAGCAGCCAATGAGTCCTAGAGCCCAGCCAATAGCGGGAGCAGAGAAAGCCAACCAGAAGACAACTAACGGTTTGTCTGAGGACAATGCGCTCAGCACTCCCTCTCTgagtcattcagtgtgtgtgtgtgtacctgtgcggAGTGGGAGGCAGACCGGGTTTCATGGAGTTGAGGGGGTTCATCGGAGGAACGGGGGATCAACGAGACCCTGACAGGCagcctaagagagagagagaagtattgAAACGGTATGTTGTGTTGTTGCGTTCTTATTTTCGATCGTGTAATTATTCATTATGCCATGTATTATAGTGTTCTTGTTATCAGCAATATCATGTAAATAAAGCTGATCGAATCAACTCATCGCATTGAACTGAAGCAGTGACTTCACCACCATCATAGCCACACACACGCTTACCTTCCTCTTCCCCTTTAGCTTCTGCTCTGTGTGTATCTCggtctgtctgttggtctgtgtgtgagagagcgaaagAGTTAGCCTATTACTGCCCGGCATAATGGTTCTCATAGAAGGGAGGGGCAGGCAGCAGGGTCTAAATTTAGCTCGTTGATTTCTACAGGAATTCAAGAGAACAGCAAATGAGGCGGCTGCCTACACACAGTAATAGCCAGGCTTTTGGGCCCAAAAAATATATGAAGAGCTGATAAATAAAATTGCCACCGCCAATTGCCAGGGAGAAGAAAATAAATCCCATTGCGAAAATAGATTTTTCCCTATTCATTGATtgaaataccagtcgatgtagcgcgagagctgctgctacagtttgTTGCTGCTGGAGTAAAACGTGCTTTTATTAGCCCCATCATTGCGCAACAATTCTAAACGCAATCGCGTGTTAAAAACACTGATGGCCATGATTTAAAAGAGCTACTagttttatttctcaactggtaattgaagctcGCTTCCCATTTGCCATTCAAGTGCTTAGGCAAAGGTAGGCAGGCTTTAGCTCATCACAcaacactttgcaatgagctggaggaaGTATGCATTTACAAAGCATACTTGTTTGAACCTTGAAcgttttactacatattatgaggcatggcttaccttgcttcaaagtagcctagacAAAATACAACCAAACGtgcaggcaattattttatagacTGGAgaatgccattgaaaccagtatagcctatttctctcatgttctattggttttcaaatcaacttccattgtccagtagccaaaggcacaatcctagtcatattagaaACCCATGCTAGTTGTCGCAACTTTAGAGCTCCCCTTTATCCACATTTCTAAACAGATATTTTAATCTCAGTCTCATGAAACCGCTCGCATGGTGCGGTGCGCTTCTGACAATGTTTTCCCGCTAATCGCATTATGGAACTAACATTTATGCGTAGCCAATTTACTGCCTTGTGCCAATACTTGTGCACactgctgcgcttataatgtgaatgaataatagtttatcaacattttaagctaaatgttctgatctgttgcatgagCCTCATTGcttcttacattttttttgtttacttAGCACACTGGTTGTATGAATATGGGCtctatcgtcccacaactgtccgGAGTTTGTTTGAATAGGTTATTTCTTCCTCGCACAGAACAGCAAGCTAACCAATAGAATATATACACGTTTCTACTATGGGGgatggtaggcctacattg
This window harbors:
- the LOC115203789 gene encoding zinc finger MIZ domain-containing protein 2 isoform X10 — translated: MNPLNSMKPGLPPTPHSDGNFLYDSASWQQGTNQQPGALSVVTTVWGVTNPSHSQVFGAPMGPGGNSGGHMMQSSGGGGGMSPGMSHQYQSYGDKGYGQPGLYGRPNTAYNQAPPYGQSYSNNGGGGGGMGQRPPSDFTQAAAAAVAAAAATATATATATVAAIQEKQNQELNYGQMGGGPSYSTQFLSHQGPQQGGPRGPPGMSPSGMIQSRPGQHPSMGGMGYPSHPSQGQGQRMPQQHPGYPGGQQQGLKRPYQSEGFPGQQQYGSGGMSPYHGGQPLQYPPGPQQHQPQSPSYHPSQRMPPMGQYQQGPPNPAQYYKQEQQYNGQQGNMPPGASGGYNAFTQAAVNAQGSRVMPGYPSSPLGGNPTPPMTPGSMPPYLSPGGPGPDTKPPYLPQGPDVKPNINSLQPPTGNPSDDLRLTFPVRDGVVLEPFRLEHNLAVSNHAFQLRDSVYKTLMMRPDLELQFKCYHHEDRQMNTNWPASVQVSVNATPLTIERGDNKTSHKPLYLKQVCQPGRNTIQITVTACCCSHLFVLQLVHRPSVRSVLQGLMKKRLLPAEHCVTKIKRNFSSGTIPGTPGLNGEDGVEQTAIKVSLKCPITFRRIQLPARGHDCRHIQCFDLESYLQLNCERGTWRCPVCNKTALLEGLEVDQYMLGILIYIQNSDYEEITIDPVCGWRPVPVKPDIHIKEEADGPVLKRCRTVSPSHMMMPSVMEMIAALGPASPYQGQPPGGRNTPDYNSQGTGYSSQSGFSDFPNTPGTPTLRDFTSPGPPNIYQQDQMSHSGRMDPSHNALQQQQQHQQGLHGNQSLGSSIGGQMQQRNSNTQNARLQAEGSFGQGGPGGTGVAGGGEGADHALDLLPELTNPDELLSYLGPPDLPSNNNDDLLSLFENN
- the LOC115203789 gene encoding zinc finger MIZ domain-containing protein 2 isoform X6, which gives rise to MNPLNSMKPGLPPTPHSDGNFLYDSASWQQGTNQQPGALSVVTTVWGVTNPSHSQVFGAPMGPGGNSGGHMMQSSGGGGGMSPGMSHQYQSYGDKGYGQPGLYGRPNTAYNQAPPYGQSYSNNGGGGGGMGQRPPSDFTQAAAAAVAAAAATATATATATVAAIQEKQNQELNYGQMGGGPSYSTQFLSHQGPQQGGPRGPPGMSPSGMIQSRPGQHPSMGGMGYPSHPSQGQGQRMPQQHPGYPGGQQQGLKRPYQSEGFPGQQQYGSGGMSPYHGGQPLQYPPGPQQHQPQSPSYHPSQRMPPMGQYQQGPPNPAQYYKQEQQYNGQQGNMPPGASGGYNAFTQAAVNAQGSRVMPGYPSSPLGGNPTPPMTPGSMPPYLSPGGPGPDTKPPYLPQGPDVKPNINSLQPPTGNPSDDLRLTFPVRDGVVLEPFRLEHNLAVSNHAFQLRDSVYKTLMMRPDLELQFKCYHHEDRQMNTNWPASVQVQSHLQVSVNATPLTIERGDNKTSHKPLYLKQVCQPGRNTIQITVTACCCSHLFVLQLVHRPSVRSVLQGLMKKRLLPAEHCVTKIKRNFSSGTIPGTPGLNGEDGVEQTAIKVSLKCPITFRRIQLPARGHDCRHIQCFDLESYLQLNCERGTWRCPVCNKTALLEGLEVDQYMLGILIYIQNSDYEEITIDPVCGWRPVPVKPDIHIKEEADGPVLKRCRTVSPSHMMMPSVMEMIAALGPASPYQGQPPGGRNTPDYNSQAGTGYSSQSGFSDFPNTPGTPTLRDFTSPGPPNIYQQDQMSHSGRMDPSHNALQQQQQHQQGLHGNQSLGSSIGGQMQQRNSNTQNARLQAEGSFGQGGPGGTGVAGGGEGADHALDLLPELTNPDELLSYLGPPDLPSNNNDDLLSLFENN